The sequence CTGCTCTCATGGACTTGAGGAACACAACTCTCAGAACTATGCGAGTGTCCTTAGCCAACCAAGTATACCAAGAAGACCAGCATCAAGTACCTTCGATTTTCTCTCAAGCCCTACGAATCAAAAGGTGAAAAAGTGTTAGCTTCTTACGCTCATAGCAATCAACAAGTCTCTATTACACTTGTCTCACCAATGTCAGCAGCTACACGATGAGCACACATCACTCCTCCTGAGACAAGATTCAGAAAATTCAAGAGTTGTGTTTTATTCCTAAAAACTCCAAATTGGAGAACATCATTGGAGATAGAATTTTGATTAGAACCCTTAactatccaaaaaaaattagtttaataatgcTAAGGACTCTAATGGTGgtaacaccattggagatgctcttacaattatattttcttttccaatATGCCCAACTACTACCAAGTACCAACAATGGTAAATAcccaaaaacatataatataatgataatcatattaattaatagttTATTACACAACTATATAGCAAAGGAcaaatcaagaatataaatgaGTAACAGACAAAAGTAATACAAGCAAGCAGGACATAAAATTGTTGATGTAAACAAGGCATGAGCGTTTTCTTTTCTCCTTTATTGTGTTTGTAGAAACCTGAAAACAGAAGAAGCCATGCTGGATAGTGATGTAGGAGAATCATTAATTAGTAGGACCATGAATAAATTAACACTTAACTGTTACGAGTTTTTTGCAATGCACatagttatatttaaataactgttctcaatatatatatatatacacaagaaAAATAGGACCAAACTTACCGGTACGTTGTAAAAGCACAAAAGAAAACAATCGTACCGGAAACTATAGTCGAGCAGGTTACAAAAATGGGCCGGTTTGTTGACCACATCTAAATTTCCTGGTTTGACTGACATATCTAAAATAGGATGCCCCATTGTAAGAATATAGTACACAATGAATCAATAGTGTCTGTTGTCTTGTGCTTCAACTCATTGAACTAATCTCATCCTTTTGTTCCAAAAACGTAAGCCCCTGCCATACAACATATAGATAAGCAACTATTTTTCAAACTGTAATATATAAAGAAAGTGACCATGATCGTAAAAGTTAACCATACCAAGGGTTGGCATCAAGACAGAGAGAAAGGCGGTTCCTGCGATCTTTAGAGGCAAGCCTGTCTTAATCATGTCTTTGATCTCAATATGCCCTGTCGTGAACCCTACGACGTTAGAGGGCGTTCCCGTGGGTAGCAAGAAAGCAAACTGAGCTCCTATGGCACCAGGGACCATCAGAAGCAGAGGATGGACGCGCATTGTCTTTGCAATCTCGATGAGTAAAGGAACCAACAATGTAGTGGTTGCGTTGTTTGAGGTGAACTCAGTGATGGTAGCAGCGATGAGGCAAACGGTTGGAGCAATGGCCCAATAAGGAGCAGTTTCAAGAAACACGAGACCTTTGGATAAGACTTCAGCTAAGCCACTGGAGCGTACTCCATCAGCTATAGCGAACCCAGCTCCTAGTAATAACACTATGTTCCACGGAAGTTTCTTGCATTTATTCCAATCCATTAGCTTCTCTccctttttaattttgtttgggattatAAACAGCAATGTAGCCATCATCACACTCACCGTTCCATCCCCAGCCCGGCCGTGGAAGAGGCTACCCCAGCCGGGGATATCTTGGGTTATATTTCTTGTCATCCACAACAAAACCAACCCACCAAACACAGACAGAACCATCTTTTCAGCGAAACTCATTGTTCCTAACATCTCAAGCTCTCTACGAAGATGAGATTTATGAAGATAAGGAGATAGAGCTTTCCCTGATCCTTTAGGACAGTACAACACACATAGAATACCCCAAAGCACCAAGAATATGCACAAAGCTAATGGGAAACCGAAGAAGAACCATTGGCTGAAACTGATTGGGTTACCCTCAGGGAAATAGCTTTTCCACATTCCGACAAGTATCAGATTCACACCTGTTCCTGTCAGTGTGCTCATTCCACCAATTGCAGCCGAGTATATCACACCGAGCACCACCGCCTTGCAAAACTTCCCCACCGCCGGATGCACCATTTCCGACGAAGAGGGCAGTCTTTGAAGTATCCCTGTAGCAACTGGCATCATCATGACGGTAGCCGCCACGTTGTGCATCCACATACTCACGAACGCCGTCGTTGCGCAGATGCCAAGAAGAAGGAGTGGCGCATTTAGAGGCTCCACGCAGAACACCATAGTTATCTTCATGGATAAgaataatattatcattattCATATGTCcttgattatttatttaacctTCACTTAATTAAATAGGATCTACTATCATAATATTACTGTTGATGATCATATATAATTGTAGGTTGTAACCTAATCATCTCATATGCCTGAGTTAGTCAACATTGTGCTATGTGGATTGGCCTATGCTATTTTAAGGTTATACGTACACCAGCCATTAAAGGTTATAAACACCATAAAAACACGGATATGACatatatactctctctgtttcattatataaataattttagagttattttctgttttaaaatataagttgtttcatgtttttatgtaattttatttatttatttggcgAAGTGTAACCAATcaatttatatacatttatttatgattggtcaatatataatctatatacttagtgatatttcttttaaaataacaattttcttaatctttgtgatTTTagctaaaactatttatattatgaaatagaTGGGAGTATGTATTAAATAGATGATTGTATATTTTAAGCTTAAACTTTTTATATGTTCAGTTAATATATCAGACTTTTACTTTGTGGAAcaaaagttatatataatatttgttgCATTCTTCTACGCTTATATGTATCTCTCTTCCTTATATATACATAGACCACTGccgaattaattttattttaaagttataatttaATAAGTTTGTATTTAGTTGAAAGCTCTCCACATAATGAATCAATGATCAAAAGTTGTAATCAACTCATCTGTGGACCCACGGAAAATCATCTGCTTACTTCAATATTTCCTAGGATCAGAGTCCCTAGCAACTACATGAGTACAAATTTTTCTAACACATAAAATCGCGaatctacaatttaaaaaacgATGCTTACAAAATCTAAAAAGGACAAAAAGATTCTATGAAAatatgagaaaaagacaaagaaaacaaagagataaaaCGACTCACGTTAAGGGCGAGACGACGATGTATATTGTAGTGTTCGACGGCGAGAGCAAGGATAAAGCTGCCCAGGACTAGGGCGATGACGTCATCCATGTAAGAACTTGCCACGTCATCCGCCGCCGTGATTCCGAAGAGAGGGAATAGGAAAAGCGGTGACATGGAGGTGATAGGCATCGGAACGGCCTCCGTCAACCACCACTCGAATATCCATACAAGAACGCCGAGCATGTTCCTCGCCCTCGTCGTATCATCTCCGCCGAGCCGTGCGCATAGACACACCACGGCGCAAAGAAGAGGACCAAGAGCGATGTAACAATTATTCGGCGTGAATATTGTCCGGAGATGTTGCCCCACCGTTTTTCTCTCCATTGGTTCGTCATTGTGGACGACCGGTAAGAGCGGAGATTTCATATTGTCGGAGTCTGCGACGGAGATATGATCACCGTTCATTGTGTTAACTCCGGTTTTAGAGGAAAGAAATAGAGAAATGCAAGAAATGTAAGAAGGGAAAGAGCCcttttataaatcaatttatttaattattataatgtGTTCGGCAAAAAACGAATGTAAATTTATGTTATAGAATTAATTTGTGTGGTCACATAGCATGGTGTtcggtttgtttgttttttcatgtaaaattttgtacctggaaaaaaatgttttccaaTGTGTATATATCACCAATATGTCCTGTTTTTCTTGGAAGACAAAATCGCGTTATTAGATAATGGGTAAATATAAAGAaaggttatttattttattttcaatgtgAATATGATTGATGTCTTTTCAAGTTATCTAAGGAAGttagtttttataattatttcgATGTACTATCATGGACCCATAAATGATGGGGACAAACGAATTTACAAGTGGCCAACTGTGATGGCTTGTAAAATCTGGAATCTGATGACCCAAAAGAACATTAGAGATTAAGATAACAAGTAAGCATGACAATTTATTGCTATTTAATCATGAACATATACTGCTATAGGAAAACTATTAACAAATAATTAATTCAAAGAGTCATGGATAAACTTTGTTGTATAGCTTCTTCATTTAACATTCATAGTCTCgtttatcataaaaaaaatatcctcAACAGGAAgtcattttaataataatagatGTGaatcaaataatgtttttatttcttttgacaAAGAGGTTATAAAATAACTGGagaatttgccaaaactaatccacaacttgattttaatctcaaacatatacccaaacttgaatcaaatgcaaaactaacctaaaagccttgtgaaattgCAGTGCGTCCCTttgtgaccaaaaaaaaaaaaaaacagaagctatttttacgaatatagctccagtaaatcgtctgagtcgtctgagatgttggaagtcttctggacaacttcaaagtaagtcttctggtgtagctgatcttaaaaataatttttaaaatttttaaaaaatattttgataaacaaaaaattaaaatcatgtaattataaaaagttttaagtgatacaaattaaaatataacaaaattgaattgttttcaacatagatgagtgtaggtagtgaatcatggtattctttggtctagggtttggcaacatatattgtagtattgtatttattcttagggttagattttgaaaagcttgaatgttttttaaatttttttttttacctatacgtgtttatttttgtgtatagtaaacgcttttaaagtttaatttgattttatgaagtgtttagttaattaagtttaggatctatattaattaagttatttttgaacatttaagtcgtctggtgaagaaattaaaacagacgacttacatgtaagtcgtccaaatattcccgactaaaatttttttaaaaaattatttttccgctaaataatttaaaccagacgacttacttgtaagtcgtctaagaagtcttctattttagtttcccgctaaaaatattaaagtattctggacgacttacaagtaagtcgtctgaatcaaaaatatttaacctaattggatatTTTGTCTTCCTATATacagaaaaatttacacattctctcctcctctcaaatggctacaaaaaaaaatgtaatgttcatcattctaaaactcttcaacctctctctaatctctttgacttgaaaacaccaaattttatatgaattttttagttttgtctcgtgcctttcttactaatctatcttttttggagGTTTTTAATCATATGGTACTCATCTTCTAcccatttaaaggtagatctattaattttagatatgtatttttatgttttctgtaaaagtagatttatctaatcttccactcattttctctgtttttaagtcatttgaacgtttttggatatgcaggttttcagatctggatttgatatgcaggtttttcagatctgaaagacTTCTAGGACAACTTACCTGTTaatcgtctaaaatataatgcagtagacaacttccaggaagtcttccagacgacttccatttcagtcgtctggactttctggaagtcgtctggactttctggaagtcgtctggacttcctggaagtcttctgacgaagtctccctttcataatagatctgagcgtttttggtaagtttttatgtctgatttttctttatttggtaacttcttgttgtataaagttcttacttttttcccaaactaaagtTCTCTAAActcactctaatctctttgacttgaaaacatcaaactttatatgaatttttcagttttgtctcatgtctttcttattaatctatctttttggcaggtttttaatcagatggtactcatcttccactcatttaaaggtagatctattaattttagatatgtatttttgtgtgttctataaaggtagatttacctaatttttcactcattttttctgttttaagccatttgaacgtttttggatatgcaggtttttcagatctggattggATATgcagtttttcagatctggaagacttctgggatgactaacctgttagtcgtctaaaatataatgcactagacgacttctaggaagtcttccagacgacttccatttcAATCGTCTGGACAtcctggaagtcatctggacttcctggaagtcttctgacaaagtctttttccatatcaagtggagtccaagcttgtctttgtagaggaatgatctataatagttttgtttgtggtctgttttgtgatttgcatgtctactcttttagttgtaatttttttgtaaaattagtaataatgtttcccaagatgtTATACATGTGATAACAATATGTTTACagatttacaaatcaatgaaataatagacttcaatagtctttttcttatctttggatctctcatatgcaataataaactccaatgacctttttctcatcttaataaacaagaatgttggtagcttcatattgatacaacattttaagaggcattttaacccttcttccaactcataacaataatcatcattagtgtctataacaataatacttaagatatgaaaacaaacaatagtaactagtcaaagcatatcatattttttataagtttgtgttgaaaaacttagtcaaatttaataaaactaagggagaaacatattttaaaaatatgagttttacatatcttgaagttacttatcactcttaaaaatacaagttatttaaaaactagcgtagaagacttccacggaagtcttctcggatcagttagaaactttaattaacgtgaatgttggtaacatcataaatatcaccaattaagttataaatttcatttagTAGCCCACatattcattaataaacatgaattaacaagaaaatgttaaaaagtctttatagttttagagaaaatgcaagtttattaaacattgacgcatacgacatccacggaggtcgtctagtagacttccagagaagtcATCCATTTAGGacgacgcggacgacttcaatctaagtcttctcgatgactaaaatataagtcgtctggtcaacgcatagtttatttttgcaattgactttaaaATCTGCtatctgagacgactgaaaaataagtcgtctacttttgtttggttaaaaaaaactccaaaaaagctagacgacttacatttcagtcgtcataggttagtttttcatttgactggattatttcacaaatttgactttcctggacgacttatagttcagtcgtctggtgaaaaattgaaatatcataatttattaaaactcgacgacttacaattaagtcgttataggttagttttgcaattgaaaaataaaactttaatatttaattatatatagaaaacttacaattcagtcgtccgtccgacgacttacatgtaagtcacccagaatttacgaggtttgaccagaatctcggaataaaatcttGGACGagttacatgtaagtcgtcggacggacgactgaattgtaagttgtttaggtataattaaatattgaatttttttttaattgcaaaactaacctacgacaacttacatgtaagtcgtcgggtttcaataaaatattgatatttcaatttttcaccagacgactgaaatgtaaatcggccagaaaagtcaaacttgtgaaataatccagtcaaatgcaaaactaacatgtaatgacttacatgtaagtcgtctaagtTCTTTGGAGATTCTTTTGTAATCAAGCAAaagcagacgacttatatttcagtcgtctcagaaaacaaatttcaaagttaattgcaaaaataacctctgcattgaccagacgacttccaggtaagtcgtctacagccagacgacttccaggtaagttgtttggacgaacagatctggaaaaaactcgatttcataccttaaattggtgagataactttcttagcacacataaggcttctccaagaaCACAGgatctcaaacgaaagtgacccacccagaatcgttagcttctatgactctatgaaccataaaaaatgtagaatcaaaatcttgggttttgttttagcttaatgtggagagaaagtgagagagatggttcataaaaatagagaaagaagaaaggtaaatcgattttgggagcattaagagtttcaaattggttgttcatggtggttagagtattgatgacaatggcaatcttgtaattacttgaagatgatgatggtgagagagtaaaaatgtcattttcgaaagaaaaaaaattgatggcatttttgtgaattatatgaacttgtggggtgaataggacaaaactaatttaaaaaaaaaagaggttagttttgtgtttgactttgagttgtaggtcaattttgcaaaaagccctaaaatgatttttatttcGACAAagatgaaaatgttttttttttgtttggtaaaagGTTATGAAAATGTTATCAAAGGAACAAGGAGAAAGAAAGGAAGAGCCAAACAGTTGGCTAGAGTCGAGGTAGAGAATGACACGTTAAGAAGTGCAGCCTTTGGTACTCCTCCAGAGCCCAACTTCCCTGGTTCAAACCTTCCTCTTTCTTGTCCCTTGTCtccatgtataattattataaaaatacaaaatatatctaACAGAAATATGAAGTATTAATGGTTAGAATCGACATTTATTTGAAGGGTAATCCATCTTTTCTGTCTTTTAAATCTGTCTAAGAGATATATATGCACTCGGTCTAAACTCAAAGCACATACATGCATGTGATGGGTTTTGCCATATCCATTAGTCCAACAAAAAGGAAGACTTAAGAATTATTCCTGATTGCATACATGTATAACATGATGAGTACTTTTATgggtaataaataaatatttaatatacatatcttaatattttttcaaaaataataatatagggACCACcaaaccttatatatatattacatatacaaAAATTTGAAGGTAAAAACGAATGTTTCATCCGTTGTAGACCGCCTTTGATAATGAGAGAGGGGTGTGTCGTACGAATAATAATGACTTAGTTTTGTCGAGGTCTCCAAACAATTATGGAGAAGAAGGGCAAGAAACAAGATAACACGTAGGCAGATCAGATTAATGATTTAACGATGAAACAATTAATACTCAAATGGAATATTTGAAGGATCGAAAGAGATCAGATCTCATGACTCATGTGAGCTGTCTTTGATTCCACCTCTTAATAGTCAAATATATATGAATGATGATCTTCAAACTAGGTTTAATCAGCTGAGATGTAGAATATATGTGGTCTCCAAACGTAACCCGTCTTGTTAGTTGTTATAATTAGACTTGTATTTGTTCAAGCCAAATCCAACTCATTATCCCACACTAAAAACGATTCaaattatactattataaatGTTTGAAGTCTCTTTTCGACGTATAAAGGTTGTCACACCATTCATTCACGAAATGAAGTTTTACCCGTAAGTTATTTGTTTGATTATATAGGCGCAATACAAATTGTCTTTCCTAACCGAGTTGTCGTGATGAGTTTTGATATATAAGTGATCAGAAAAAACGAATACAGAGGCCTAAATAAACGAACGTAGTGCGTATAAGACATGAAATCATACCAAAAGGAGGAAGTAAATACCTAACACGTAATGATTAAGACCATTTTTTCCGGCAACTTTGGAAAATACAAAACGGTGACGTACTAGTTCAAGTCCCTTTCAATGCTTCCCATTCATAATGTCTCACATTCAGTAACTTTCCATTTCTGTCTTCTCCTTTTTTTCTCTAGCCTTCGTTTACTGACACATGTCGCCACTGCTTTGCTTTGTGTTCACTTACGTAGATACAACCGAACAGAGTTTTAGATTTGCTGAAAACAGATGTCTCACTCTTATGAATCACCCAAATGGTCTTTGATAATTACAGAGACATCACAATATAATGGAAAACACAAGtctgttttattattttgtctTCAAGTTCTGAGCACgaagtttaaaaattttaaaaaacaaagcaGTGAAGAAAACACTGCTTGAGTTTTGATTCAGTAGATCACTTGATAGGTCTCCTCTATGGCTCTCCTCCAAGCTCCACTCTCAGGTTATCATACGGATACACTCGCGGTGTCTGCAGCGAGAACATAGTAAAGGATGATCATGCAATAGAAAAACAAGTAtcacaataataaaaaatacacgAGGAGAGAGATGCATATAAGAAAACAACAGTTCCAATTCATCTCATGTATAGACAGACACAAGAAGACAAATAGCATCTTATTAGCCCTAGTGTGCTGTCCAACTTCTATAACGCGAAAGCCTTCAATACAAAACCCATCATAGTACAGCCTTTGATACATTGTATAGACATGAAAACAAATATCACCTTCTTAGCCCTAGTGTGCAGTTCAACTTCTACAAAATCCTTCAAAACAAAACTCATCATGGTATAGCCTTTGATACTACTTTTATGATCGTTGGCCAGTGGCCACTAAGAGAACTGAACCATTGATTATAACTGCTAATACTCTAACTAGACGCTTCAATATAATTTGACCCGCGTATGAGCTTAAGCATGTACAAGAGTTCCCAAGAACCATTGTGTGTTTCTTTCAAGAAATCCTAAAAACACTCTACATAATCAGTCAATAAAGAAAGGATGATGAAATCAACATGGCTAAAAGATCCATCTCTTCCAATACTTTGGCCAGAAGCAATAGCAAACAACAAGAACTGATTTGTCTATatacataaacaaacaaaatgcaAAGGCTGAATATCGCAGCATTCAGCAGCTGAAGAAAAGACCATTCTCTTAACTGAATAGTCTCTGGTGAACAAGCCTATTCCAAGTAAATATTTCATATTACATACAGCCAAGAAGGCAATGTTATTTGATGAATCGAATTCAGAGTAGTAAAGGGTAACATTTTATCAGTAAAATCATGACTATTTGCAGCTGTGTTTTTACTCAAATCCACACCAGAGAGAATAACACTCTAAGACACCATAATGAAAGCATAAACTACATAGAAAGTTGAAAGCTTTTCACTTACAAAAGGAACTTTTGAAGCTTTATCGTTCAAAACAGCGAGCATACCAAGACCCGCAAAGAAGCTTAGACCCCCACACAACCATCCCAATGCTTCATACTGTTTCACTCATACCCAATAATTAATcactaaaaaaacaattaatctcAATCCGCAAAAACATTTTGgaaaaaaccctaaatcaacCTTCC is a genomic window of Brassica napus cultivar Da-Ae chromosome A2, Da-Ae, whole genome shotgun sequence containing:
- the LOC106401116 gene encoding tonoplast dicarboxylate transporter-like — protein: MNGDHISVADSDNMKSPLLPVVHNDEPMERKTVGQHLRTIFTPNNCYIALGPLLCAVVCLCARLGGDDTTRARNMLGVLVWIFEWWLTEAVPMPITSMSPLFLFPLFGITAADDVASSYMDDVIALVLGSFILALAVEHYNIHRRLALNITMVFCVEPLNAPLLLLGICATTAFVSMWMHNVAATVMMMPVATGILQRLPSSSEMVHPAVGKFCKAVVLGVIYSAAIGGMSTLTGTGVNLILVGMWKSYFPEGNPISFSQWFFFGFPLALCIFLVLWGILCVLYCPKGSGKALSPYLHKSHLRRELEMLGTMSFAEKMVLSVFGGLVLLWMTRNITQDIPGWGSLFHGRAGDGTVSVMMATLLFIIPNKIKKGEKLMDWNKCKKLPWNIVLLLGAGFAIADGVRSSGLAEVLSKGLVFLETAPYWAIAPTVCLIAATITEFTSNNATTTLLVPLLIEIAKTMRVHPLLLMVPGAIGAQFAFLLPTGTPSNVVGFTTGHIEIKDMIKTGLPLKIAGTAFLSVLMPTLGAYVFGTKG